ACTCGGTCATCATCAAGAAGATCCAGATGCCCCGCATGAGCCAGGAAGAGCTCGAGGAGAGCATCCAGTGGGAGGCGGAGCAGTACATCCCCTTCGACGTGAAGGACGTGAACATCGACACGCAGATCCTGGACGCGGGGGGCAATGACGCCACCGGCCAGATGGACGTGCTGCTGGTCGCGGCCAAGAAGGACATGATCAACGACTACACCACCGTGGTCTCCGAGTCGGGGCTGCAGCCGGTGGTGGTGGACGTGGACGCCTTCGCCGTCCAGAACATGTTCGCCTCCAACTACGACGTCCCCGACAAGGAGACGGTGGTGCTCATCAACGCGGGCGCCTCGGTGGTGAACATCAACATCATCTCCAACGGCATCACGGTCTTCACCCGTGACGTCACCATCGGCGGCAACCAGTTCACCGAGGAGATCCAGAAGCAGCTCAACGTCTCCTACGAGGAGGCCGAGGCGCTGAAGATCGGCGGCACCCGCGGTGACTCGGACGCGGTCGTCCCGCAGGAAGTGGAGCGGGTGCTGATGAGCGTGGCCGAGCAGGTGGCCGGTGAAATCCAGCGCTCGCTGGACTTCTACGCGGGCACCGCCGTGGACGCCAACTTCACCAAGGTCTACCTCTCCGGTGGAACCGCCAAGATTCCGGCGCTGTTCAAGACCATCGAGACGCGGGTGGGCGTGCCGGTGGAGATCCTCAACCCCTTCCGGAAGATCGACGTGGACAACCGCAAGTTCGACCCCGCCTTCATCATGGAGGTGGCGCCGATGGCCGCGGTGGCCGTGGGTCTCGCGCTTCGCCGCCCGGGCGACAAGCTCGGCTGATCTTCCCCCTGCTTCGAAGGACTGACGCACATGATGATCCGCATCAACCTTCTGCCCGTCCGTGCCAAGGCCACGCAGAGCATGGGCCGGCAGATCCTGGTCCTCTTCGCGGTCGTGCTGATCGGCGCGCTCGTGGGCAACTTCTTCTGGTACTCCGATCGCGACAGCGTGGT
This is a stretch of genomic DNA from Archangium violaceum. It encodes these proteins:
- the pilM gene encoding type IV pilus assembly protein PilM — translated: MAKGKLALGLDIGSTSVKMILLKEQRKRGQVSYALQSFGMKPLPPEAIVDGALMNSTAIVQALQELMSELKVKNKEVAIGVSGHSVIIKKIQMPRMSQEELEESIQWEAEQYIPFDVKDVNIDTQILDAGGNDATGQMDVLLVAAKKDMINDYTTVVSESGLQPVVVDVDAFAVQNMFASNYDVPDKETVVLINAGASVVNINIISNGITVFTRDVTIGGNQFTEEIQKQLNVSYEEAEALKIGGTRGDSDAVVPQEVERVLMSVAEQVAGEIQRSLDFYAGTAVDANFTKVYLSGGTAKIPALFKTIETRVGVPVEILNPFRKIDVDNRKFDPAFIMEVAPMAAVAVGLALRRPGDKLG